A window of Symbiobacterium terraclitae contains these coding sequences:
- the hemL gene encoding glutamate-1-semialdehyde 2,1-aminomutase, translating into MPLDLSRSQALFAASQEVIPGGVNSPVRAFRAVGGTPPFIERGAGCRIYDVDGNAYIDYCLSWGPLILGHCHPEVVAALQETLSRGTSFGAPTELELRMAQKVIDCLPSVEVVRMVNSGTEATMSAIRLARAYTRRSKVIKFIGCYHGHHDSMLVRAGSGATDLGVPDSPGVPAAAAAGTISIRYNDLEGVEAAFREYGSDIAAVIVEPVAANMGLVLPQPGFLEGLRRVTREHGALLIFDEVLTGWRVAYGGAQAHFGIDPDLTTFGKVIGGGLPVGAYGGKREIMSMVAPSGPVYQAGTLSGNPLAMTAGLTTLEVLGRPGNFERIVALTERLVAGLNQVLERLDLPYRAASIGTLFGLFFTTERVVDYETALTADTGLFSRYHHAMLRRGIYLAPSQFEVGFMSLAHTEAEVDATVAAAEEALREALG; encoded by the coding sequence ATGCCGCTTGATCTCAGCAGGAGCCAGGCGTTGTTCGCGGCCTCGCAGGAGGTGATCCCCGGCGGCGTGAACAGCCCCGTGCGGGCGTTCCGCGCCGTGGGCGGTACGCCCCCCTTCATCGAGCGGGGGGCGGGCTGCCGCATCTACGACGTGGACGGAAACGCCTACATCGACTACTGTCTCTCCTGGGGCCCGCTCATCCTCGGCCACTGCCACCCGGAGGTGGTGGCGGCGCTGCAGGAGACCCTGAGCAGGGGCACCTCCTTCGGCGCGCCCACCGAGCTGGAGCTGCGCATGGCACAGAAGGTGATCGACTGCCTGCCCTCGGTCGAGGTGGTCCGCATGGTCAACTCGGGCACCGAGGCCACCATGTCCGCCATCCGCCTGGCGCGGGCCTACACCCGCCGCTCGAAGGTGATCAAGTTCATCGGCTGCTACCACGGCCACCACGACTCCATGCTGGTGCGGGCCGGCTCCGGTGCGACCGACCTCGGCGTCCCCGACTCGCCCGGGGTGCCGGCGGCCGCAGCCGCGGGCACGATCAGCATCCGCTACAACGATCTGGAGGGCGTCGAGGCGGCCTTCCGCGAGTACGGCTCCGACATCGCCGCCGTCATCGTGGAGCCCGTGGCCGCGAACATGGGCCTGGTCCTGCCGCAGCCCGGCTTCCTGGAGGGGCTGCGCAGGGTCACCCGCGAGCACGGCGCCCTGCTGATCTTCGACGAGGTGCTCACCGGTTGGCGCGTGGCCTACGGCGGCGCCCAGGCCCACTTCGGCATCGACCCCGACCTGACCACCTTCGGCAAGGTGATCGGCGGCGGCCTGCCCGTGGGCGCATACGGCGGCAAGCGGGAGATCATGTCCATGGTGGCTCCCTCCGGCCCCGTCTACCAGGCGGGCACCCTGTCGGGCAACCCCCTGGCCATGACGGCCGGGCTGACCACCCTGGAGGTGCTGGGCCGGCCCGGAAACTTCGAGCGGATCGTCGCCCTGACCGAGCGGCTGGTCGCCGGGCTGAACCAGGTGCTGGAGCGGCTGGACCTGCCTTACCGGGCTGCCAGCATCGGCACCCTGTTCGGGCTCTTCTTCACCACCGAGCGGGTGGTGGACTACGAGACGGCTCTCACCGCAGACACCGGGCTCTTCAGCCGGTACCACCATGCCATGCTGCGACGGGGCATCTACCTGGCCCCCTCGCAGTTTGAGGTGGGCTTCATGAGCCTGGCGCACACCGAGGCGGAGGTGGATGCGACCGTGGCCGCCGCCGAGGAGGCCCTGCGGGAGGCGCTCGGCTAG
- a CDS encoding alpha/beta-type small acid-soluble spore protein: MANNNSNEVLVSSARNALEQLKFETAAELGIPNYNQQYKGDLPSRVNGSVGGYMVKKMIALAEQQLNGGTTR; encoded by the coding sequence ATGGCGAACAACAATAGCAACGAGGTGCTGGTCTCCTCGGCCCGGAACGCCCTCGAGCAGCTGAAGTTCGAGACGGCCGCTGAGCTCGGCATCCCGAACTACAACCAGCAGTACAAGGGCGACCTGCCCAGCCGTGTGAACGGCTCGGTCGGTGGGTACATGGTGAAGAAGATGATCGCCCTGGCCGAGCAGCAGCTGAACGGCGGCACCACCCGGTAA
- a CDS encoding gamma-glutamyl-gamma-aminobutyrate hydrolase family protein: protein MEPLIGVTASSRCLEEPGQDWLYIPHDYFRAIRRAGGIPVMLPLVADEAEAARVLDRLDGLLLSGGDDLDPSLYGELPLPGLGMVDPARDAAELAYARVAVARDMPTLGICRGHQVLAVAFGGTLWQDLPSQVPGCLKHKQQAPKDHPTHPVSIAAGTRLAALLGTERRVNSRHHQAVKRLPDGWVESAVAPDGVNEAMEHPGRRFALSVQWHPENHQGRPYNFDPLFDAFIAAAVEKGGR from the coding sequence ATGGAACCGCTCATCGGTGTAACCGCGAGCAGTCGCTGCCTCGAGGAGCCGGGACAGGACTGGCTCTACATCCCGCACGATTACTTCCGGGCAATCCGGCGGGCGGGGGGGATTCCGGTGATGCTGCCCCTGGTGGCCGACGAGGCCGAGGCCGCCAGGGTGCTGGACAGGCTCGACGGCCTGCTGCTCTCGGGCGGCGACGACCTGGACCCGTCGTTGTACGGCGAGCTGCCCCTCCCTGGGCTCGGGATGGTGGACCCGGCGCGCGATGCGGCGGAGCTGGCCTACGCCCGGGTGGCCGTCGCCCGCGACATGCCGACGCTGGGCATCTGCCGGGGCCACCAGGTGCTGGCGGTCGCCTTCGGCGGCACCCTCTGGCAGGATCTGCCGTCGCAGGTCCCGGGCTGTCTGAAGCACAAGCAGCAGGCGCCGAAGGACCACCCCACCCACCCGGTCTCCATCGCTGCCGGCACGCGCCTCGCCGCCTTGCTGGGCACGGAGCGGCGGGTCAACAGCCGGCACCACCAGGCGGTGAAGCGTCTGCCCGACGGCTGGGTGGAGAGCGCCGTTGCGCCCGACGGCGTCAACGAGGCCATGGAACACCCGGGTCGGCGGTTCGCCCTATCGGTGCAGTGGCACCCCGAGAACCACCAGGGGCGCCCGTACAACTTCGACCCGCTCTTCGATGCGTTTATCGCAGCAGCAGTTGAAAAAGGAGGAAGGTAG
- a CDS encoding type II toxin-antitoxin system PemK/MazF family toxin, with product MSRPLQIRRGDVFYADLSPVIGSEQGGVRPVLILQNDVGNKYSPTVIVSAITSQIEKAKLPIHVELNGEQYGLERDSVILLEQVRTIDKRRLRERVTHLGGDIMRQVDDALMISLGLKEF from the coding sequence ATGAGCAGACCACTTCAAATTCGGCGGGGCGACGTCTTCTACGCCGACCTGAGCCCTGTCATCGGCTCGGAGCAGGGGGGCGTCCGGCCCGTGCTGATCCTACAGAACGATGTCGGCAACAAGTACAGTCCCACGGTCATCGTCTCGGCGATTACCAGCCAGATCGAGAAGGCCAAGCTGCCCATCCACGTGGAGTTGAACGGGGAGCAGTACGGCCTCGAGCGGGACTCTGTGATCTTGCTGGAGCAGGTTCGCACCATCGACAAGCGGCGGCTGCGGGAACGGGTGACGCACCTGGGCGGGGATATCATGCGCCAGGTCGACGATGCATTGATGATCAGCCTCGGACTGAAGGAGTTCTGA
- a CDS encoding gamma-glutamylcyclotransferase family protein: MNLFAYGTLEDRRTLARLLGRTPAGGVRAVLHGYRRWETTLGYPVILPEPGAACEGTVYFGLHFPDWERLDLYENVHTVPAPYTRRLVQVQGRHGAINAFTYVGNLNYFRTRLIP, from the coding sequence GTGAACCTGTTCGCTTACGGCACGCTGGAGGACCGGCGCACGCTGGCCCGGCTCCTGGGCCGGACGCCGGCGGGCGGGGTCCGTGCCGTCCTCCACGGCTACCGGCGCTGGGAGACCACGCTGGGCTATCCGGTGATCCTGCCGGAGCCCGGGGCCGCCTGCGAGGGCACCGTGTACTTTGGCCTCCACTTCCCCGACTGGGAACGGCTGGACCTCTACGAGAACGTCCACACCGTGCCGGCCCCGTACACACGCCGGCTCGTGCAGGTGCAGGGCCGCCACGGCGCCATCAACGCCTTCACCTACGTGGGCAACCTCAACTACTTCCGCACCCGCCTCATCCCGTGA
- the alr gene encoding alanine racemase, whose translation MDLDRMRPTWAEINLRAIKANVAALKKASRAPHLMAVVKANGYGHGAVPVAAAAVEAGADWLGVATVEEGVTLRRSGLTAPILVLGYVSPGQAETVITEGLRVALFDGELGQALNKAARRLRRKARVHVKVDTGMGRVGFQVEQMDAIARHLAGLTHVEVEGVFTHLAAADEPENPYTQHQLQRYGEALAALAAAGIRPSIRHAANSAGLMLHPEAHYDMVRTGIAMLGLPPDPDVAWPVPLTPALSWKTRVGLVKWVEAGQSISYGCTYTARAREQIATLPVGYADGYSRRLSNRAEVLIHGRRCPVVGRVTMDQTMVHVPDDLQIQVGDEVVLIGRQGDEEITATDLARWSGTVNYEIVCSISPRVARFYPPEDE comes from the coding sequence ATGGATCTGGACCGAATGCGCCCGACCTGGGCGGAGATCAACCTGCGCGCAATCAAGGCCAACGTAGCAGCACTGAAGAAGGCATCTCGGGCTCCTCACCTCATGGCGGTGGTGAAGGCGAACGGGTACGGCCACGGTGCGGTTCCGGTTGCGGCCGCGGCCGTGGAGGCGGGCGCCGACTGGCTGGGCGTCGCCACCGTGGAGGAGGGGGTCACCCTGCGCCGCAGCGGGCTGACCGCCCCGATCCTGGTGCTGGGTTACGTCTCCCCCGGACAGGCCGAGACCGTGATCACCGAGGGGCTCAGGGTGGCGCTCTTCGACGGCGAGCTGGGCCAGGCCCTCAACAAGGCCGCCCGGCGCCTGCGCCGGAAGGCGCGCGTCCACGTGAAGGTCGACACCGGCATGGGCCGCGTCGGCTTCCAGGTGGAGCAGATGGACGCCATCGCCCGCCACCTGGCCGGCCTCACGCACGTCGAGGTGGAAGGGGTCTTCACCCACCTGGCGGCCGCCGACGAGCCGGAGAACCCGTACACGCAGCACCAACTGCAGCGGTACGGGGAGGCCCTGGCTGCGCTGGCGGCGGCCGGCATCCGCCCGTCCATCCGCCACGCCGCCAACAGCGCGGGGCTCATGCTGCATCCCGAGGCGCACTACGACATGGTGCGGACCGGCATCGCCATGCTGGGGCTGCCGCCCGATCCGGACGTGGCGTGGCCGGTGCCGCTGACGCCGGCCCTGTCCTGGAAGACCCGTGTGGGGCTGGTGAAGTGGGTGGAGGCCGGGCAGTCGATCTCCTACGGCTGCACCTACACGGCGAGGGCCAGGGAGCAGATCGCCACGCTGCCGGTGGGCTACGCCGACGGGTACTCCCGCCGGCTCTCCAACCGGGCGGAGGTGCTGATCCACGGCCGGCGCTGCCCCGTGGTCGGCCGGGTGACGATGGACCAGACCATGGTGCACGTGCCGGACGACCTGCAGATCCAGGTGGGCGACGAGGTGGTGCTGATCGGCCGCCAGGGCGACGAGGAGATCACGGCGACCGACCTCGCCCGGTGGAGCGGCACCGTGAACTACGAGATCGTCTGCTCGATCTCGCCGCGCGTGGCCCGGTTTTACCCGCCTGAGGACGAATAG
- a CDS encoding holo-ACP synthase yields MILGTGVDIVEVARLRRALERHGDRLLRRLFTEGEIGYCTSSEPHRAARLAARFAAKEAALKALGLGLREVRWTDVEVRRDALGRPSLHLSGRLAELASAKGATRFHLSLSHTQEYAIAQVVVEA; encoded by the coding sequence GTGATTCTGGGCACCGGCGTCGACATCGTGGAGGTGGCGCGCTTGCGCCGCGCGCTGGAGCGGCACGGCGACCGCCTCCTGCGCCGCCTGTTCACGGAAGGCGAGATCGGCTACTGCACGTCGAGCGAGCCCCATCGGGCGGCCCGGCTGGCCGCGCGCTTCGCCGCCAAGGAGGCGGCGCTCAAGGCCCTGGGGCTGGGGCTCCGGGAGGTGCGCTGGACCGACGTGGAGGTCCGGCGCGACGCGCTCGGCCGCCCCTCCCTCCACCTTTCCGGCCGCCTGGCGGAGCTGGCTTCGGCGAAGGGCGCAACTCGGTTTCATCTTTCGCTGTCTCATACGCAGGAGTACGCGATCGCACAGGTGGTGGTGGAAGCGTGA
- a CDS encoding peptidylprolyl isomerase, with product MASSSGGRMTTALAVAATLVIAGVGGYFLGTRTAQPGTGAEVVATVNGEKITQAELYEQLVDGYGSQVLENMILARLVNQEAAKAGVQVTDAEFEAELAKVKASFGGDLAYEQTIRQYFGMSDAQFRDYLRMQMTATRVLEKQLAPDDATLKQHFDQQQASEETRQIMARHILVATEEEAREIKAQLDGGADFATLARAKSTDPGSAENGGDLGMFGKGAMVEAFEQAAFALGDGQISEPVQSSYGWHIIQVTIPDFERDKEKIREQYVNEKVNERFTPWLTELRQNAHVTNKLG from the coding sequence TTGGCAAGTTCAAGTGGCGGCCGGATGACCACGGCCCTCGCGGTGGCGGCCACTCTGGTGATCGCCGGTGTGGGCGGCTACTTCCTGGGCACCCGCACCGCGCAGCCGGGGACCGGCGCCGAGGTTGTGGCGACCGTGAACGGGGAGAAGATCACCCAGGCGGAGCTGTACGAGCAGCTGGTGGACGGCTATGGGTCCCAGGTTCTGGAAAACATGATCCTCGCCCGGCTGGTGAACCAGGAGGCGGCGAAGGCAGGCGTGCAGGTGACCGACGCCGAGTTCGAGGCCGAGCTGGCCAAGGTGAAGGCCTCCTTCGGCGGCGACCTCGCCTACGAGCAGACGATCAGGCAGTACTTCGGCATGTCCGATGCCCAGTTCCGCGACTACCTGCGGATGCAGATGACGGCCACGCGGGTGCTGGAGAAGCAGCTCGCGCCCGACGACGCCACGCTGAAGCAGCACTTCGACCAGCAGCAGGCCTCGGAGGAGACGCGCCAGATCATGGCGCGCCACATCCTGGTGGCGACCGAGGAGGAGGCCCGGGAGATCAAGGCTCAGCTGGACGGCGGCGCTGACTTCGCCACCCTGGCGCGCGCGAAGTCCACCGACCCCGGGAGCGCCGAGAACGGCGGCGACCTCGGGATGTTCGGAAAGGGCGCCATGGTCGAGGCGTTTGAGCAGGCCGCCTTCGCCCTGGGCGACGGGCAGATCTCGGAGCCCGTGCAGTCCAGCTACGGCTGGCACATCATCCAGGTGACCATCCCCGACTTCGAGCGCGACAAGGAGAAGATCCGGGAGCAGTACGTGAACGAGAAGGTGAACGAGCGCTTCACGCCCTGGCTTACGGAGCTGAGGCAGAACGCGCACGTCACCAACAAGCTCGGATAG
- a CDS encoding NAD(P)H-hydrate dehydratase — protein MKVVSGEQMRSIETRLFDQYGFSSAVLMELAGRQVALVAREMMEGLSGPVVVVCGKGNNGGDGLVAARWLRHWGFRVSAVVWASFDDLPPDAAGALHAARMAGVTILMPAQAQEALQGAALIIDAVLGTGSVGSARGQAAEAIKLINAARRPVLAVDMPSGIGTNTGRVDGPAVRADVTVTFGLPKLGLFLFPGADLAGRVIVVDIGLDEKAIEAENIQVELTRAEIARAWLRTYSRDAHKGTRGRVFVAAGSRGMTGAGALAGEAALRVGAGLVTVAAPESSQPVIAALRPEFMTLALPGSAAGGFSARAAELFLQAAARADALAVGPGLGTDPEAQLFTRAVVADATAPLVLDADAIKAFSGCPELLAECPMPLVITPHPGEMAHLLGLSVEVVQADRFAAVRRAAEVTKAIVLLKGAYTLIAEPGGEVYINPTGSRVLGTGGSGDVLTGVIAGLLAQGLGAPEAAAAGAFLHGLAGDRIAQRMGEDGVLASEIAAELPAAQRDLRAGLPDVIEFRG, from the coding sequence GTGAAGGTCGTTTCCGGAGAGCAGATGCGGTCGATCGAGACACGCCTCTTCGACCAGTACGGGTTTTCCTCCGCGGTCCTGATGGAGCTGGCCGGGCGGCAGGTGGCGCTGGTGGCCCGGGAGATGATGGAAGGGCTGTCCGGGCCGGTCGTCGTGGTCTGCGGCAAGGGCAACAACGGGGGCGACGGGCTCGTCGCCGCCCGCTGGCTGCGCCACTGGGGCTTCCGGGTCTCCGCCGTCGTCTGGGCGTCGTTCGACGACCTTCCGCCCGATGCCGCCGGCGCCCTGCATGCGGCGCGCATGGCCGGCGTAACCATCTTGATGCCGGCCCAGGCACAGGAGGCGCTCCAGGGCGCCGCCCTGATCATCGACGCGGTGCTGGGCACCGGCTCCGTCGGCTCCGCCAGGGGCCAGGCGGCGGAGGCCATCAAGCTGATCAACGCCGCCCGGCGGCCGGTGCTGGCTGTGGACATGCCCTCCGGGATCGGCACCAACACCGGGCGCGTGGACGGGCCCGCCGTGCGGGCCGACGTCACCGTCACCTTCGGCCTGCCCAAGCTCGGGCTGTTCCTCTTCCCCGGGGCCGATCTGGCCGGCCGGGTGATCGTGGTCGACATCGGGCTGGACGAGAAGGCGATCGAGGCGGAGAACATCCAGGTGGAGCTGACCAGGGCGGAGATCGCCCGCGCCTGGCTGCGCACCTACAGCCGGGACGCCCACAAGGGCACGCGCGGCCGCGTGTTCGTCGCCGCCGGCTCCCGCGGGATGACCGGCGCCGGGGCCCTGGCCGGCGAGGCCGCGCTCCGGGTCGGTGCAGGGCTGGTCACCGTCGCTGCGCCCGAGAGCTCGCAGCCGGTCATCGCCGCCCTCCGGCCCGAGTTCATGACCCTCGCCCTGCCCGGGTCGGCGGCGGGGGGCTTCAGCGCGCGGGCCGCGGAGCTCTTCCTCCAGGCGGCGGCCAGGGCCGACGCGCTGGCGGTGGGGCCCGGCCTGGGCACCGATCCCGAGGCCCAGCTGTTCACGCGGGCGGTGGTGGCCGATGCGACCGCGCCGCTGGTGCTGGACGCCGACGCGATCAAGGCTTTCTCCGGCTGCCCGGAACTGCTGGCCGAGTGCCCGATGCCGCTGGTCATCACCCCCCACCCCGGCGAGATGGCCCACCTGCTGGGCCTCTCGGTGGAGGTGGTGCAGGCCGACCGGTTCGCGGCGGTGCGCCGGGCGGCCGAGGTCACCAAGGCGATCGTGCTCCTGAAGGGCGCCTACACGCTCATCGCCGAGCCCGGGGGCGAGGTCTACATCAACCCCACGGGCAGCCGGGTGCTGGGCACCGGCGGATCGGGCGACGTGTTGACCGGCGTGATCGCCGGATTGCTCGCGCAGGGCCTGGGGGCGCCGGAGGCGGCTGCGGCCGGGGCTTTCCTGCACGGCCTGGCCGGCGACCGGATCGCCCAGCGGATGGGCGAGGACGGCGTGCTGGCGAGCGAGATCGCGGCCGAGCTGCCCGCCGCACAGCGCGACCTGCGCGCGGGCCTGCCCGACGTGATCGAGTTCCGGGGATAG
- a CDS encoding P1 family peptidase gives MKARWRLLLLAGILAPAAMGAAGLVLARLATGRVPDLLHVPSRQVLLVGLAAAGASLGLVGLASRLSKRLEEALRQTGTRAGEEALRAAGYPVMLVLVVTSALGEELLFRGGLQPLVGLLPAAFLFGFSHGGWQRENWAYVVVAALSGSIFGAAYALTGDLWAPAIGHSIHNVLSTLLLGRRVEVEWRGRWPVIRLVPEQPEAEEQPAREEVSGLAFPSPYPPRPTARALGLVTGRLPTGPNNDICDVAGVRVGHATRVEGEGPLQPGQGPVRTGVTAVLPHGGNLFQHKVPAGLFVLNGFGKATGLAQVAELGTLETPILLTNTLSAFRAADELVSYMIERNPEIGISTSTINPVVGECNDGYLNDIQGRHVTAEMVRAALDGAAGGPVQQGAVGAGTGMVCFGFKGGVGSASRRVDRYLLGALVLANFGRRADLLIHGVPVGQLLEEEAREAERAARPDEPAARPEEQASAPDAATAPAAQSDELQPEARPSEAGKPPGADEPPPGSVMIILATDAPLDARQLTRLAKRGALGLARTGGSASGGSGDFVLAFSTANRVYHKSNYPLQAATLLRDDSGVMDDLFRAAVEAVEEAVLNALFTAQTVVGRDGHVAPALPVEKVMAWISRPDH, from the coding sequence GTGAAGGCGCGCTGGCGGCTGCTCCTGCTGGCCGGCATCCTGGCGCCGGCGGCGATGGGCGCGGCCGGGCTTGTACTGGCCAGGCTGGCCACCGGCCGGGTGCCCGACCTGCTGCACGTGCCCTCCCGGCAGGTCCTGCTGGTCGGGCTGGCGGCGGCGGGCGCCTCGCTGGGGCTCGTGGGGCTCGCCTCACGGCTGAGCAAGCGGCTGGAGGAGGCCCTGCGGCAGACGGGCACCCGGGCCGGCGAGGAGGCGCTCCGGGCGGCGGGCTATCCGGTGATGCTGGTGCTGGTGGTCACGTCGGCGCTGGGCGAGGAGCTGCTGTTCCGCGGCGGGCTCCAGCCGCTGGTCGGCCTGCTGCCCGCCGCCTTTCTCTTTGGCTTCAGCCACGGCGGCTGGCAGCGGGAGAACTGGGCGTACGTGGTGGTGGCCGCCCTCTCGGGCAGCATCTTCGGCGCGGCCTACGCGCTGACGGGCGACCTGTGGGCGCCGGCCATCGGCCACAGCATCCACAACGTCCTCTCCACGCTGCTGCTGGGCCGGCGGGTGGAGGTGGAGTGGCGGGGCCGCTGGCCGGTGATCCGCCTGGTCCCCGAGCAGCCCGAGGCCGAGGAGCAGCCCGCCAGGGAGGAGGTGTCCGGATTGGCGTTCCCCAGCCCGTACCCGCCCCGGCCGACGGCCCGGGCGCTGGGCCTGGTCACGGGCCGCCTGCCCACCGGGCCCAACAATGACATCTGCGACGTCGCCGGGGTGCGCGTCGGCCACGCCACCCGGGTCGAGGGCGAGGGCCCGCTCCAGCCGGGGCAGGGCCCGGTCCGCACGGGCGTGACGGCGGTCCTGCCGCACGGGGGAAACCTGTTCCAGCACAAGGTTCCCGCCGGGCTCTTCGTGCTCAACGGCTTCGGCAAGGCGACCGGGCTCGCCCAGGTGGCCGAGCTCGGCACCCTGGAGACGCCGATCCTGCTCACCAACACCCTCTCCGCCTTCCGGGCCGCGGACGAGCTGGTCAGCTACATGATCGAGCGCAACCCGGAGATCGGCATTTCCACCAGCACGATCAACCCCGTGGTGGGGGAGTGCAATGACGGCTACCTGAACGACATCCAGGGTCGCCACGTCACCGCCGAGATGGTGCGGGCGGCCCTGGACGGAGCGGCCGGGGGGCCTGTGCAGCAGGGTGCGGTCGGCGCGGGCACCGGCATGGTCTGCTTCGGCTTCAAGGGCGGGGTCGGCTCGGCATCCCGGCGGGTGGACCGGTACCTCCTCGGCGCGCTGGTGCTGGCCAACTTCGGCCGCCGCGCCGACCTTCTGATCCACGGCGTGCCCGTGGGGCAACTGCTGGAGGAGGAGGCGCGGGAGGCCGAGCGGGCGGCGCGGCCTGACGAGCCGGCGGCTCGGCCCGAGGAGCAGGCGAGTGCGCCTGATGCGGCGACAGCGCCCGCCGCTCAGTCCGACGAACTGCAGCCGGAGGCCCGGCCGTCAGAGGCCGGGAAGCCGCCCGGGGCCGACGAGCCGCCGCCCGGTTCCGTGATGATCATCCTGGCCACCGACGCGCCGCTGGACGCCCGCCAGCTGACCCGGCTGGCGAAGCGGGGCGCGCTGGGCCTGGCGCGGACGGGCGGCAGCGCGTCGGGCGGCAGCGGCGACTTCGTGCTGGCCTTCTCGACCGCCAACCGGGTCTACCACAAGTCCAACTACCCGCTGCAGGCGGCCACGCTCCTGCGGGACGACTCCGGGGTGATGGACGACCTCTTCCGGGCGGCCGTCGAGGCCGTGGAGGAGGCGGTGCTGAACGCCCTCTTCACCGCGCAGACCGTCGTGGGGCGTGACGGCCACGTCGCTCCGGCCCTGCCCGTTGAGAAGGTTATGGCCTGGATAAGCAGGCCTGATCACTGA
- a CDS encoding ribbon-helix-helix protein, CopG family, with protein sequence MAASRRIVVTVPAPLLEQVDVLAAMAQTDRNALIHEALRIYVEERKKRDMRERMRRGYREMSRINLTLAEEGPIFERIGSLP encoded by the coding sequence ATGGCCGCTAGCCGGCGCATCGTGGTCACGGTGCCTGCGCCGCTGCTGGAGCAGGTCGACGTCCTGGCCGCCATGGCGCAGACCGACCGGAACGCCCTCATCCACGAGGCTTTGCGAATCTACGTGGAAGAAAGGAAGAAACGGGACATGCGGGAGCGGATGAGGCGGGGCTATCGGGAGATGTCCCGCATCAACCTGACTCTTGCGGAGGAAGGGCCGATCTTCGAACGGATCGGCAGCCTGCCCTGA
- a CDS encoding asparaginase has protein sequence MAPVVVEWTRGPLVESQARGDAAVVDATGRILFKVGDGLKVTYWRSAAKPVQALPVIASGAVDRFGLAPEHVAVMAASHNAEPVHVETVLEALKRAGLSPDLLQCGAHPPMDREAAAALQAAGQEPGRVHSNCSGKHTGMLVLAKHLGLPLEDYLEPQSAVQQLILQCVARVAAIPAHSIAIGVDGCGVPVFGMPLRHMALAYARLADPDHLDAEDREAGLRMRAAMWAHPYLVAGRGRICTDLMSLPGRRFLGKSGAEGVYSVGLPPETVALSPVLRAAGAVGGVGITVKAEDGRADVSQLMAVAILDQLGLLTAEDRAALARYGPGPITNYAGRVVGERRAAFALTPAEVTV, from the coding sequence GTGGCACCCGTGGTCGTGGAGTGGACGCGGGGTCCCCTTGTGGAGTCGCAGGCGCGCGGCGACGCCGCCGTGGTGGATGCGACCGGCCGGATTCTGTTCAAGGTGGGCGACGGGTTGAAGGTGACATACTGGCGCTCGGCGGCCAAGCCCGTCCAGGCGCTGCCGGTAATCGCCTCCGGGGCGGTCGACCGGTTCGGCCTGGCGCCGGAGCACGTGGCGGTGATGGCCGCCTCCCACAACGCCGAACCCGTGCACGTGGAGACCGTCCTGGAGGCCCTCAAGCGTGCCGGCCTCTCCCCGGACCTGCTCCAGTGCGGGGCTCACCCGCCGATGGACCGGGAGGCCGCCGCGGCCCTGCAGGCCGCCGGCCAGGAGCCGGGGCGCGTCCACTCCAACTGCTCGGGCAAGCACACGGGCATGCTGGTGCTGGCCAAACACCTCGGGCTGCCGCTGGAGGACTACCTGGAGCCCCAATCGGCCGTCCAGCAGCTGATCCTGCAGTGCGTCGCCCGGGTCGCGGCGATTCCCGCACACTCGATCGCCATAGGCGTCGACGGCTGCGGCGTGCCCGTCTTCGGCATGCCGCTGCGCCACATGGCGCTGGCGTACGCCCGCCTGGCCGATCCCGACCACCTCGACGCGGAGGACCGGGAGGCCGGCCTGCGCATGCGGGCGGCGATGTGGGCGCATCCTTACCTGGTGGCCGGCCGCGGGCGCATCTGCACCGACCTGATGAGCCTGCCCGGACGCCGCTTCCTGGGCAAGTCCGGCGCCGAGGGCGTCTACTCGGTGGGCCTGCCGCCGGAGACCGTCGCCCTGTCGCCGGTCCTGCGCGCAGCCGGAGCGGTGGGCGGCGTCGGCATCACCGTGAAGGCCGAGGACGGCCGCGCAGACGTCAGCCAGCTGATGGCGGTCGCGATCCTGGACCAGCTGGGCCTGTTGACCGCCGAGGACCGTGCGGCGCTGGCGCGCTACGGCCCCGGGCCGATCACCAACTACGCCGGCCGCGTGGTCGGCGAGCGGCGCGCGGCGTTTGCGCTTACGCCGGCGGAAGTGACGGTATAG